A window from Cyprinus carpio isolate SPL01 chromosome A11, ASM1834038v1, whole genome shotgun sequence encodes these proteins:
- the LOC109067298 gene encoding guanylin-like: protein MKTILSVAFLIVALCLVSEAVQVQEGDFSFSLDSVKVLQQLIDQPQTQNPRLIKTSYFSVCSNPTLPQEFVPLCMQRGATMSFARLASVPVDICEICAFAACTGC from the exons ATGAAAACCATTTTGTCTGTCGCTTTCCTCATTGTGGCTCTTTGCCTGGTCTCTGAGGCTGTGCAAGTCCAG GAAGGCGATTTTTCCTTTTCACTGGACTCGGTGAAAGTTCTCCAGCAATTAATCGACcaaccacaaacacaaaacccTCGGTTGATCAAGACGAGCTACTTTTCTGTATGTTCCAATCCAACGCTGCCACAGGAGTTTGTGCCTCTGTGCATGCAGAGAGGAGCAACAATGTCCTTTGCTAGGCTAG CATCTGTGCCTGTGGACATTTGTGAAATATGTGCTTTTGCGGCTTGTACCGGTTGCTAA